From Mucilaginibacter rubeus, a single genomic window includes:
- the bioB gene encoding biotin synthase BioB, translated as MTEVRHNWTKEEIAEIYHTPLLDLVYKAATIHRENKDYAEVQISSLISIKTGGCSEDCAYCPQAARYNTGVNVHAMMPKDEVIAAAEKAKAGGASRLCMGAAWREVRDNRDFDKVIDMVKAVNELDMEVCCTLGMLTEGQAQRLADAGLYAYNHNLDTSEEDYKRIITTRTYDERLKTLEHVRKAKITVCSGGIIGLGETVEDRVSMLKTLSNLPKHPESVPINALVPVAGTPLADQPRVSVWDMVRMVATTRIIMPKTVVRLSAGRTEMSTVEQAFCFMAGANSIFAGEKLLTTPNPSFDTDMAMFELLGLSPRKAFKNGRPNEVKKEEVEVAG; from the coding sequence ATGACAGAAGTTAGACATAACTGGACTAAAGAAGAAATAGCTGAAATATATCACACGCCGTTGCTGGATCTTGTGTACAAGGCAGCCACAATCCACCGTGAAAATAAGGATTATGCCGAAGTGCAGATCAGCTCGTTGATCTCTATCAAAACAGGCGGTTGCTCTGAGGATTGTGCTTATTGCCCGCAGGCTGCACGTTACAATACAGGTGTAAACGTGCATGCCATGATGCCTAAAGATGAAGTAATTGCCGCTGCCGAAAAGGCAAAAGCAGGTGGTGCATCACGCTTATGTATGGGTGCCGCATGGCGCGAAGTACGTGATAACCGCGATTTTGATAAGGTTATCGACATGGTAAAAGCGGTTAATGAATTGGATATGGAAGTTTGCTGTACCCTGGGTATGCTTACCGAAGGCCAGGCACAACGTTTGGCCGATGCCGGTTTATACGCCTACAACCATAACCTTGATACTTCTGAAGAAGACTATAAACGTATCATTACCACCCGTACATACGACGAGCGTCTTAAAACGCTTGAACACGTGCGCAAAGCAAAAATTACCGTATGCAGTGGTGGTATCATCGGTTTAGGCGAAACTGTAGAAGACCGTGTGTCTATGCTGAAAACCTTATCAAATTTGCCTAAACACCCGGAATCAGTGCCAATTAATGCCCTGGTACCTGTAGCAGGAACTCCGCTGGCCGATCAGCCTCGTGTGTCTGTTTGGGATATGGTACGTATGGTTGCTACTACCCGTATTATCATGCCTAAAACAGTAGTGCGTTTATCTGCAGGCCGTACCGAAATGAGCACTGTTGAGCAAGCATTTTGCTTTATGGCAGGCGCCAACTCTATTTTCGCAGGAGAGAAATTACTTACCACACCAAATCCGTCATTTGACACCGATATGGCTATGTTTGAATTGCTTGGTTTATCGCCGCGTAAAGCATTTAAAAACGGCCGCCCTAACGAAGTTAAAAAAGAAGAGGTCGAAGTTGCAGGCTAA
- the mgtE gene encoding magnesium transporter — protein sequence MQSFDLDKTDLLRIKTALEADDAELENVLKEYHASEIAILFEKLQQEEKERIINILPADVASEVLSEMDEEHGPAELLVNLDPEKRTEIVEELDYDDATDIISQLDEEDQQEILEDLDHEDASSIRALMTYAEDTAGGLMNSEIIKVNINMDKKDALDEIIRQSEEMEEFYTICVVDNNDILKGILSIKTVIKARADARISDLVTTDFVYVKAELDQEEVARLIKQYNLTSIPVVDDDMKLLGRVTVDDIIDVMEEENTEDILKISGVSEDEELSGNWVEAVKSRLPWLVINLGTAFLAASIIRTFDDTVAKLSIISAYMTIIAGMGGNAATQALAVTVRRISLSDLSDKQAYNTVLKEFLVGMINGAANGIIVFIVAFFYDANPMLGLVLFLAMTGNLIIAGLTGASIPLILKRVGIDPAVASSIIITTFTDCIGFLLPLYLATKLLLKN from the coding sequence ATGCAATCTTTTGACTTAGATAAAACCGACCTGCTCCGCATTAAAACAGCGCTCGAAGCCGATGATGCTGAGTTAGAGAATGTTCTGAAGGAATATCACGCCTCGGAGATTGCTATACTATTTGAAAAACTTCAGCAGGAGGAAAAAGAAAGGATCATCAATATCCTTCCGGCCGACGTTGCTTCGGAAGTTTTATCCGAGATGGACGAGGAGCATGGCCCGGCCGAGCTATTGGTAAACCTCGACCCGGAGAAACGTACCGAAATAGTTGAAGAACTTGACTACGATGATGCCACCGACATCATTTCCCAGCTTGATGAAGAAGACCAACAGGAGATCTTAGAAGATCTTGACCATGAAGATGCCAGCAGCATCCGCGCGTTGATGACCTACGCTGAGGATACCGCAGGTGGTTTGATGAACTCCGAGATCATCAAGGTAAACATCAACATGGATAAGAAGGATGCCCTTGATGAGATCATCCGTCAATCTGAAGAGATGGAGGAGTTTTATACCATCTGCGTGGTCGACAATAATGATATCCTAAAAGGGATCCTTTCTATTAAAACTGTCATCAAAGCCCGCGCCGATGCCCGCATCAGCGATCTCGTAACTACCGATTTTGTTTACGTAAAAGCGGAGCTTGACCAGGAGGAAGTGGCCCGCTTGATCAAGCAGTATAACCTTACCAGTATCCCGGTGGTTGACGACGACATGAAATTGCTCGGTCGTGTTACGGTAGATGATATCATCGACGTAATGGAGGAAGAGAACACTGAGGACATTCTGAAAATCTCCGGTGTATCCGAAGATGAGGAACTAAGTGGTAACTGGGTAGAAGCGGTAAAAAGCCGTTTGCCATGGTTGGTGATCAACCTCGGTACGGCATTCCTGGCCGCATCCATTATCCGTACTTTTGATGATACTGTTGCCAAACTTTCTATCATCTCGGCTTATATGACCATTATTGCAGGTATGGGCGGCAATGCTGCTACACAGGCCCTGGCGGTAACGGTAAGACGTATTTCATTAAGTGACCTTTCGGATAAACAGGCTTATAATACCGTATTAAAAGAGTTTTTGGTAGGTATGATCAATGGCGCCGCTAATGGCATTATCGTTTTTATAGTAGCCTTCTTTTACGATGCCAACCCTATGCTTGGCCTGGTGTTATTTTTGGCCATGACCGGCAACCTGATTATAGCAGGCTTAACAGGGGCTTCTATTCCGCTGATATTAAAAAGGGTAGGGATTGACCCGGCGGTAGCATCGTCTATAATTATCACCACTTTTACAGATTGTATTGGCTTTTTGCTGCCCCTGTATCTTGCCACCAAGTTGCTGCTAAAGAATTAA
- a CDS encoding IMPACT family protein, which produces MLFDDTYKTIENPAEGIFRDRGSKFLAYAYPINSENDIKAIVTQLKSEHPKANHNCWAMRLTIDRSVFRVNDDGEPSGTAGRPILNTLLSKDLTNILVVVVRYFGGTLLGVPGLINAYKVATEEALNQAVIISKTVNDVYTVSFDYLQMNDVMRIIKEENLIILGQVFDNDCSIQLSIRKTQVEQALFKISKVSGTKVKYDHSI; this is translated from the coding sequence ATGCTTTTTGACGATACTTATAAAACTATAGAAAATCCTGCCGAAGGCATTTTTCGAGACCGTGGCAGCAAGTTCCTGGCCTATGCATATCCTATCAATTCTGAAAATGATATCAAGGCCATCGTTACCCAGTTAAAATCGGAGCACCCAAAAGCCAATCACAATTGCTGGGCAATGCGTTTAACTATCGATCGCTCTGTATTCAGGGTTAATGACGATGGAGAGCCGTCGGGTACAGCGGGCCGGCCAATTTTAAACACCCTGCTGTCAAAAGATCTTACCAATATCCTGGTGGTGGTTGTCCGTTACTTTGGAGGCACCTTATTAGGCGTTCCCGGTTTAATTAATGCTTACAAAGTAGCTACTGAAGAAGCGTTAAATCAAGCTGTAATTATTTCAAAAACTGTAAATGACGTGTACACGGTATCATTTGATTACCTGCAAATGAACGATGTGATGCGGATCATCAAAGAAGAAAACCTGATAATACTTGGTCAGGTTTTTGATAATGACTGTAGCATTCAGCTTTCTATCCGTAAAACACAGGTTGAACAAGCCCTTTTTAAAATAAGCAAGGTAAGCGGGACAAAGGTCAAGTACGATCATAGCATCTAA
- a CDS encoding EamA family transporter has product MLFVFLSICCSVIVSILLKLAKRYHVDVYQAITWNYSMAILLTWFFFKPQLSIIQNAPVYNYLALGILFPSIFVIMATSVRKAGIVRTDVAQRLSLFIPILAAFVLFGEATGTVKAIGIVLAFIAIICSVPWQKSAGNKVEKGSWIYLLIVFLGFGVIDVLLKQLTKVSNVPFTTAIFVIFIIAFVLTFIGLLYRVSIKKTKFSLPQIIIGWILGIANFGNILFYLKAHQALANSPSAVFSSVNIGVILVGTLIGIFVFKEKLSLLNKIGILVAVLAIVIIYFPQTLGFLHL; this is encoded by the coding sequence ATGCTGTTCGTTTTTTTAAGTATTTGCTGTAGTGTTATCGTTTCTATTTTGCTAAAACTGGCAAAACGTTACCATGTAGATGTTTACCAGGCCATCACCTGGAATTATTCAATGGCTATTTTGCTTACCTGGTTCTTTTTTAAGCCTCAGTTAAGTATCATTCAAAACGCCCCTGTTTATAACTATCTTGCTCTGGGCATCTTATTCCCGTCGATATTTGTTATCATGGCTACATCGGTACGCAAAGCCGGTATAGTACGTACAGATGTGGCGCAGCGCCTGTCACTCTTTATTCCTATCCTTGCAGCGTTTGTTTTATTTGGCGAGGCCACAGGCACTGTAAAGGCAATAGGTATTGTACTGGCGTTCATTGCTATTATCTGCTCTGTTCCCTGGCAAAAATCAGCCGGTAACAAAGTTGAAAAAGGTTCGTGGATTTACCTGCTGATCGTTTTCCTGGGCTTTGGAGTTATTGATGTATTACTAAAACAACTTACCAAGGTTAGCAATGTGCCTTTCACTACGGCCATATTTGTGATCTTCATTATAGCCTTTGTGTTAACCTTTATAGGGCTGCTTTACCGGGTATCTATTAAAAAAACAAAGTTCTCCCTGCCTCAAATTATTATTGGCTGGATCTTGGGGATAGCAAACTTTGGCAATATCCTGTTTTATTTAAAAGCCCACCAGGCTTTGGCCAATAGTCCGTCGGCAGTGTTTTCGTCGGTGAACATCGGTGTTATTTTGGTAGGTACGTTGATTGGCATCTTTGTATTTAAAGAGAAGTTGAGCCTGCTTAACAAGATCGGTATCCTTGTGGCTGTGCTGGCTATTGTTATTATTTATTTCCCGCAGACATTGGGTTTTCTGCACCTGTAA
- the ribD gene encoding bifunctional diaminohydroxyphosphoribosylaminopyrimidine deaminase/5-amino-6-(5-phosphoribosylamino)uracil reductase RibD: MLEHEKYMRRCLELAESGAGYVSPNPMVGAVVVHDGQIIGEGYHQKYGQAHAEVNAIAQVTQKFDNHAELLKNSTIYVSLEPCAHYGKTPPCADLIIKHQIPKVVVGCRDPFAQVDGKGIEKLQAVGIEVITGVLEQECQWLNRRFFTKVQKHRPYIILKWAQTQDGFFAPDDGSQFWITGPESKKLVHKWRSEEDAILIGKNTALSDNPQLNVRYWDGPSPKRVVIDRRLELNKGLNIFDQSAETLIFNEVKFDLDGKNRYIALEDFERFVPQYILYQLYLQDIQSVIIEGGARTLESFIEAGLWDEARIFTGDKVLGKGIKAPQITGILADEYPVGADRLQLLYNKPVI, encoded by the coding sequence ATGCTTGAACATGAAAAATATATGCGCCGCTGTTTGGAGCTTGCCGAATCAGGAGCCGGCTATGTTAGTCCTAACCCTATGGTTGGCGCAGTTGTGGTTCACGATGGTCAAATAATAGGAGAGGGCTACCACCAAAAATACGGTCAGGCCCATGCCGAGGTTAACGCCATTGCGCAGGTTACCCAAAAGTTTGATAACCATGCCGAATTGCTCAAAAACTCCACTATATATGTTTCGTTAGAACCCTGCGCGCACTATGGCAAAACACCGCCCTGCGCCGATTTGATCATTAAGCATCAAATCCCTAAGGTAGTAGTGGGCTGCCGCGACCCTTTTGCCCAGGTTGACGGTAAAGGCATCGAAAAATTACAGGCTGTAGGTATCGAAGTGATAACCGGTGTGCTTGAACAGGAATGCCAATGGCTTAACCGCCGTTTTTTTACCAAAGTGCAAAAACACAGACCTTATATCATATTAAAATGGGCGCAAACCCAGGATGGATTTTTTGCCCCGGACGACGGTAGCCAATTTTGGATCACCGGCCCTGAATCGAAAAAACTGGTACACAAATGGCGCAGCGAAGAAGATGCCATTCTGATAGGCAAAAACACTGCACTGAGCGATAACCCACAGTTAAATGTGCGTTATTGGGATGGCCCATCGCCGAAACGTGTGGTAATTGACCGCCGGCTTGAGCTAAATAAAGGGTTGAATATATTTGACCAATCTGCCGAAACATTGATCTTTAACGAGGTGAAATTTGATTTGGACGGCAAAAACAGGTACATAGCACTTGAAGATTTTGAACGCTTTGTGCCTCAATACATTTTGTACCAGTTATACCTTCAGGATATTCAATCCGTTATTATTGAAGGCGGCGCCCGTACGCTTGAGTCATTTATTGAAGCCGGTTTGTGGGATGAAGCCAGGATATTTACCGGCGATAAAGTTTTAGGAAAAGGTATAAAAGCCCCACAAATAACCGGTATACTTGCGGACGAATATCCTGTAGGCGCCGATCGCCTGCAATTGTTATACAATAAGCCAGTTATATAA
- the prmC gene encoding peptide chain release factor N(5)-glutamine methyltransferase gives MITIKDVFEVYRLQINGIYDINEIEALTLLVIAEVTGLSRASIKAFPERELTTEQADQIKNILTELKTGKPVQYILGITEFYGLPFRVNSFVLIPRPETEELVEWIISGERLKAKGEGFSILDIGTGSGCIAVSLKKNLSNVDVSAIDISEGALQTAKGNAQLNEVEVNFIHADILNIKPENVFPKFNIIVSNPPYVTLEDKKQMHTNVTDFEPHTALFVPEHDPLLFYRAIADFTLSNLMAEGLLYFEINENLGDETVALLADKGFKNIELRKDMSGRDRMVKAEL, from the coding sequence ATGATTACGATTAAGGATGTTTTTGAAGTTTACAGGCTACAGATAAACGGTATTTACGATATTAACGAAATAGAAGCCCTTACGCTGTTGGTTATTGCAGAAGTTACCGGCTTGTCAAGGGCATCCATCAAAGCTTTTCCTGAAAGGGAACTAACTACAGAACAGGCTGATCAAATCAAGAACATCCTTACAGAACTAAAAACAGGAAAGCCGGTTCAATACATTTTGGGTATCACCGAGTTTTATGGTTTACCTTTTAGGGTAAACTCTTTCGTGTTGATCCCCCGCCCGGAAACTGAGGAACTGGTGGAATGGATAATTTCAGGTGAAAGGCTAAAGGCTAAAGGTGAAGGGTTTTCTATTCTGGATATAGGTACAGGTAGTGGTTGTATCGCAGTTAGCCTGAAAAAGAATTTATCGAATGTTGACGTATCAGCGATAGATATATCTGAGGGAGCCTTGCAAACAGCTAAGGGAAATGCTCAGTTAAATGAGGTTGAGGTTAATTTTATTCATGCCGATATTTTGAATATCAAGCCTGAAAATGTGTTTCCGAAGTTTAATATCATCGTAAGTAATCCCCCCTACGTTACGCTTGAGGATAAAAAGCAGATGCATACTAACGTTACGGATTTTGAGCCGCATACCGCGTTGTTTGTCCCCGAGCATGACCCGCTGCTATTTTATCGGGCTATCGCCGATTTTACTTTGAGTAATTTAATGGCTGAGGGTTTGCTTTATTTTGAGATCAATGAAAACCTGGGCGACGAAACAGTAGCTTTATTAGCTGATAAAGGATTTAAAAATATCGAATTAAGAAAGGACATGAGCGGCAGGGACAGGATGGTAAAAGCTGAACTTTAA
- a CDS encoding ABC transporter ATP-binding protein, which produces MLQFQNFKKSYGNYPALKVEDLRLEAGIYWIKGVNGSGKSTLLKSIAGILAFDGDILLADHISIKKQPVPYRKLVNFAEAEPVFPDFLTGTEMIALFADAKDAPTGQQDHYIKSMGMQSFVDRPVGTYSSGMMKKISLLLAFLGKPKLILLDEPLITIDTASLAILNNWIREKHEQEGTSFLLSSHQILEDGSLPVSGELLVEDQTLKFIS; this is translated from the coding sequence ATGCTGCAATTTCAAAACTTTAAAAAATCATACGGCAATTATCCTGCCTTAAAAGTTGAGGACCTTAGGCTTGAAGCCGGTATTTATTGGATAAAGGGAGTCAATGGATCGGGTAAAAGCACCTTGCTGAAATCAATTGCAGGTATACTGGCATTTGATGGTGATATTTTGCTTGCCGACCATATCAGCATTAAAAAGCAGCCGGTACCTTACCGTAAACTTGTGAATTTTGCCGAAGCCGAACCAGTGTTTCCCGATTTTTTAACCGGCACAGAAATGATAGCCCTGTTTGCTGATGCTAAAGATGCACCGACAGGCCAGCAAGATCACTATATTAAAAGTATGGGTATGCAAAGTTTTGTTGATCGGCCGGTTGGTACCTACAGCAGCGGCATGATGAAAAAAATATCGCTGTTATTGGCCTTTTTGGGTAAACCGAAGCTGATCCTGCTTGATGAACCTTTAATCACCATTGACACAGCTTCATTAGCCATACTAAACAATTGGATACGGGAAAAACATGAACAGGAGGGAACCAGCTTTCTACTATCCTCACATCAAATATTGGAAGACGGTTCACTGCCAGTATCCGGTGAACTTTTAGTTGAGGATCAAACCCTAAAGTTTATCAGTTAA
- a CDS encoding D-alanine--D-alanine ligase, whose translation MSVKNIALLAGGFTGEYEVSLNSAKNIAANLASNSNYKVYTILVTRDRWFFEANDTTVDVDKNDFTITLNQEKIKFDFAFITIHGTPGEDGKLQGYFDMLGIPYNTCDATTSAITMNKAYTKAIVNGIHGLHTAHSMRLFERDVHDVATIAANLKFPLFVKPNNGGSSVGMSKVQNIAGLPEALNRAFQEDAQVLVEEFIKGREFSIGIARLHGKIKVLPATEIITSKDFFDYEAKYTSGVTQEITPADLSPEKVQEIAGIVTEVYTRLNCRGMARIDFILLEGSNDFYFIEINTTPGQSAASLIPQQVRAAGMDVGEFYSALIEGAAL comes from the coding sequence ATGAGTGTAAAAAATATAGCCCTTTTGGCCGGAGGTTTTACCGGCGAATATGAAGTATCCCTTAACAGTGCAAAAAACATTGCCGCTAACCTGGCGTCAAATAGTAACTATAAAGTTTATACCATATTAGTTACCCGCGACAGGTGGTTTTTTGAAGCCAATGACACTACGGTTGATGTAGACAAGAATGACTTCACCATCACCCTTAACCAGGAAAAGATAAAGTTTGATTTCGCTTTCATCACTATTCACGGTACTCCCGGCGAGGATGGTAAGCTACAGGGCTATTTTGATATGCTTGGCATTCCATATAATACCTGCGATGCTACTACATCGGCCATTACCATGAACAAGGCTTATACAAAAGCTATTGTAAATGGCATTCATGGCTTACACACCGCCCATTCTATGCGTTTATTTGAGCGCGATGTACATGATGTTGCCACTATTGCCGCCAATTTGAAATTTCCGCTATTTGTTAAGCCAAACAATGGTGGCAGCAGCGTGGGTATGAGCAAAGTACAAAACATTGCAGGCTTACCCGAGGCATTGAACAGGGCATTTCAGGAAGATGCACAGGTACTGGTTGAAGAATTTATAAAAGGCCGCGAGTTTAGCATTGGCATAGCCCGTTTGCACGGCAAAATAAAAGTTTTGCCTGCTACCGAGATCATTACTTCAAAAGATTTTTTTGATTACGAGGCAAAGTATACCTCGGGCGTAACCCAGGAGATAACCCCTGCAGATCTGTCCCCAGAAAAAGTTCAGGAAATTGCCGGTATAGTTACCGAGGTATACACAAGGCTTAACTGCCGAGGCATGGCGAGGATTGATTTTATTTTGCTGGAAGGCAGTAACGATTTTTATTTCATCGAGATTAACACAACACCTGGCCAATCGGCTGCCAGCTTGATCCCGCAACAAGTTCGGGCTGCCGGCATGGACGTTGGCGAGTTTTATAGCGCGCTGATTGAAGGAGCAGCCTTGTAA
- a CDS encoding PASTA domain-containing protein, producing the protein MSKFGAYLKSKSFRNNLLMAIVTVIAVVLIAFFSLGYYTRHGSGIPVPKLKGLTIDKAMDILKEQGFGYKIDSVYVQDVAPGTIVEQDPDPGTNVKENRVIYLTMVTLQAPNVALPDLEQSNYREAIATISNYGLKVGDTTYRSDIARDRILEVRFGGQVIKPGTKIPKGSRIDLVLGDGEGASEVEIPELVNLDLDAARFAIKGAGLTVGIITYQGTITDSTNVVVVSQYPMKTDSLSKTSIGTRINLTVSQGTKTDAAPPAN; encoded by the coding sequence ATGAGCAAATTTGGGGCTTACTTAAAATCAAAATCATTCCGGAATAACTTATTAATGGCTATTGTTACGGTGATAGCTGTTGTTTTAATAGCATTTTTTAGTCTTGGTTATTATACCCGCCATGGTTCGGGCATACCCGTACCAAAGCTTAAGGGCCTTACCATTGATAAGGCTATGGACATATTAAAAGAGCAGGGATTTGGCTATAAAATAGATTCTGTTTATGTACAGGATGTAGCCCCCGGTACTATTGTTGAGCAGGATCCCGACCCGGGAACCAACGTTAAGGAAAACCGTGTGATTTACCTTACTATGGTTACCCTACAGGCACCAAATGTAGCACTGCCTGATCTTGAACAAAGCAATTACCGCGAAGCTATCGCCACGATATCAAACTACGGATTAAAAGTTGGTGATACTACTTACCGCTCGGATATTGCCCGCGACAGGATCCTTGAAGTGCGTTTTGGCGGCCAGGTTATAAAACCGGGCACCAAAATTCCAAAAGGCTCAAGAATTGACCTCGTTTTGGGTGATGGCGAAGGCGCAAGCGAAGTGGAAATTCCGGAATTGGTAAACCTTGACCTTGATGCCGCGCGTTTTGCTATTAAAGGCGCCGGATTAACCGTAGGTATCATTACTTATCAGGGTACTATTACCGACTCGACCAACGTAGTAGTTGTATCGCAATACCCAATGAAAACCGATTCGTTGAGCAAAACAAGTATTGGTACACGTATTAACCTTACTGTTTCACAAGGTACAAAAACAGATGCAGCCCCACCGGCAAATTAA
- a CDS encoding rhodanese-like domain-containing protein, which yields MQPHRQIKATELIERLNKGENLNLIDVREVIEYLTYNIGGNNIPLPKLESALNSLSYNKTDEIIVICKVGLRSETAQAILEQHGYSNVRNLSGGLIAVQKLK from the coding sequence ATGCAGCCCCACCGGCAAATTAAAGCAACAGAACTGATTGAGCGCTTAAATAAAGGTGAAAACCTTAACCTGATTGATGTGCGCGAGGTTATTGAATATCTCACTTATAATATAGGAGGTAACAACATCCCTTTGCCAAAACTGGAAAGCGCACTTAACAGTTTAAGCTACAACAAAACCGATGAGATAATCGTTATCTGCAAAGTTGGTTTAAGAAGCGAGACAGCACAAGCTATATTAGAACAGCATGGCTATAGTAATGTGCGCAATTTAAGCGGCGGATTAATAGCTGTTCAAAAACTAAAATAA
- the mltG gene encoding endolytic transglycosylase MltG, which yields MTAKKQGSGMLKKFIIALVVVIVVLLGFTGFNYYLKYFGPNVTGKQEYLYIHTGATFNDVFKTIQDEGIVKDTASFAWAARNMNYTTRVKPGKYRLHEGLGNRKLINMLASGTQEPVKVEFHGLRLKEQFAGFISKKIEPDSMAIIRLLDSASFVSKYGFTTDNVYTVIMPDSYQMYWNTSPEKFFKRMYDHYEAFWTAERKQKATAINLTPQEVSILASIVDAEALHDDEMPAVAGLYLNRLKRGMTLDADPTVIFAMNDFTIKRVLTRYLSYNSPYNTYLHKGLPPGPIMMPSVNAVKAVLNYQKNDYIYMCAKADFSGYHAFATNVADHLVNAHKFQQALNERNILR from the coding sequence ATGACCGCGAAAAAACAAGGATCAGGCATGCTCAAAAAATTTATCATAGCACTGGTAGTCGTTATCGTAGTGCTTTTGGGTTTTACAGGTTTTAATTACTATCTTAAGTACTTTGGCCCTAACGTTACCGGCAAGCAGGAATATTTATATATCCACACCGGCGCTACTTTTAACGATGTATTTAAAACTATCCAGGATGAGGGTATTGTTAAAGACACGGCATCATTTGCCTGGGCAGCCCGTAATATGAATTATACTACCCGTGTAAAGCCGGGTAAATACCGTTTGCATGAAGGTTTGGGTAACCGTAAACTTATCAATATGCTGGCATCGGGTACTCAGGAGCCTGTTAAGGTTGAATTTCATGGTTTAAGGCTTAAGGAGCAATTTGCCGGTTTTATTTCCAAAAAGATAGAACCCGATTCAATGGCAATTATCCGCCTGCTTGATTCGGCAAGTTTTGTAAGTAAATATGGCTTTACTACTGATAACGTGTATACCGTGATCATGCCCGATTCGTACCAGATGTACTGGAACACAAGTCCGGAGAAATTCTTTAAAAGGATGTATGATCATTACGAAGCCTTTTGGACTGCTGAACGGAAGCAGAAAGCGACTGCTATAAATCTGACTCCGCAGGAAGTATCTATCCTGGCCTCAATAGTTGATGCCGAGGCGCTGCATGATGATGAAATGCCTGCCGTAGCGGGTTTATATCTTAACCGTTTAAAAAGAGGTATGACACTGGACGCTGATCCTACAGTGATCTTCGCGATGAACGATTTTACTATAAAACGTGTACTCACCCGTTACCTTTCATACAATTCGCCATACAATACTTATCTCCATAAAGGTTTACCTCCGGGGCCTATCATGATGCCATCAGTTAATGCTGTAAAGGCAGTGCTCAACTATCAAAAGAACGATTACATTTATATGTGCGCCAAAGCTGATTTTTCGGGTTACCATGCCTTTGCTACCAATGTGGCCGACCATTTGGTTAACGCGCATAAATTTCAACAAGCCCTTAACGAACGTAACATCCTTAGGTAA
- a CDS encoding acyl-CoA thioesterase yields MFEHTTKIRVRYGETDQMGYMYYGNYAEFYEVGRVEMLRSLGLTYKGMEESGIMMPVLELNCKYLKPALYDEEISIRVIMDKLPGIRIHFRYELSNPKGELINTGETLLVFINMKTNRPCLPPQDFTDRLMPFFK; encoded by the coding sequence ATGTTTGAGCACACCACCAAAATACGGGTGCGTTATGGCGAAACCGATCAGATGGGTTATATGTACTACGGTAATTATGCCGAGTTTTATGAAGTTGGCCGTGTAGAAATGCTCCGGAGTCTTGGGCTTACCTACAAGGGTATGGAAGAGTCGGGCATTATGATGCCCGTACTTGAACTGAACTGCAAATACCTGAAACCTGCTTTGTACGACGAGGAGATCAGCATCAGGGTAATCATGGATAAATTGCCGGGCATTCGTATTCATTTCAGGTATGAGCTTTCAAACCCGAAAGGCGAGCTCATTAATACCGGTGAAACACTGCTGGTATTCATCAACATGAAAACCAATCGCCCGTGTTTGCCGCCGCAAGATTTTACAGATAGATTAATGCCCTTTTTTAAGTAA